The following are encoded in a window of Conger conger chromosome 19, fConCon1.1, whole genome shotgun sequence genomic DNA:
- the LOC133119344 gene encoding cadherin-related family member 5-like produces the protein MLKLWHVLFCQMAISITYHFVKANVCLRGQDISAKVRENSPPGAFVANLSIAKDPGANSIRLCLTGDNADWFYLEEKSIRLNTSISRVLDREVQGPVLIAALTCYEDDTIQREYRITVEILNENDNAPAFAERTAQPFDVSEMTAVNAAVFTVHARDADNDPVVFAIDTSSADASFFRIDRPKSGKVVLAKPLDYETKTRLQFVIYAVEANTKERHNSTAVIRVNVLDGDDQYPQFQPCTPLSQEETPPICTSPVYTVNISEKEQDSILHFSPGPIHAEDGDRGLMTPLVYTILSGADSGMFRIDNGTGEVALTRRVQSRLLTPDLRLRIMASQRDDPKKYAVATALVRVLAENRFPPRFNRTAYRGYVTENSGPAALVNSHGDQLLVVRAEDPDFEDGVNPKLQYSLSPQPNSTGLYHVTQEGLVIARANRLHAPEKHLLQVLATDQESGEVVNASIYIEVLQKDQPVPQSPFGEGRLFGMGDVGVDVGVAGGL, from the exons ATGCTGAAGCTGTGGCATGTACttttctgccaaatggcaataagtATCACTTACCACTTTGTCAAAG CCAACGTGTGCCTCAGAGGTCAGGACATCTCAGCGAAAGTCAGAGAAAACAGTCCACCTGGGGCGTTTGTCGCAAACCTCAGCATAGCGAAAGACCCAGGAGCCAATAGCATCCGCCTGTGCCTAACCGGTGACAACGCTGATTGGTTCTACCTGGAGGAGAAATCCATCAGACTCAACACATCCATCTCAAGAGTGCTCGACCGGGAG GTCCAGGGGCCTGTTTTAATTGCAGCATTAACATGCTACGAAGATGACACCATACAG CGCGAGTACAGAATCACGGTGGAGATCCTGAACGAGAACGACAACGCACCGGCGTTCGCGGAGCGGACCGCCCAGCCCTTTGACGTAAGTGAG atGACCGCGGTGAACGCGGCCGTATTCACCGTCCATGCCAGGGACGCGGATAACGACCCCGTCGTCTTCGCCATCGACACGTCGTCG GCCGACGCCAGCTTCTTCAGAATAGACCGGCCTAAGAGTGGGAAGGTGGTGTTGGCCAAACCTCTGGATTACGAAACCAAAACCAGGCTGCAGTTTGTCATTTACGCCGTG gaggcaaacacCAAGGAGAGGCACAACTCCACAGCCGTCATCAGGGTGAATGTCCTGGACGGGGATGACCAGTACCCCCAGTTCCAGCCCtgcacccccctctctcaggaGGAGACGCCCCCCATCTGCACCAGCCCCGTCTACACGGTGAACATCAGTGAGAAAGAGCAG GACTCCATCTTACATTTCTCCCCCGGTCCCATTCACGCTGAGGATGGGGACAGAGGGCTGATGACCCCACTGGTATACACCATTCTGTCAG GTGCCGACAGCGGAATGTTCCGGATCGACAACGGGACCGGGGAGGTGGCGCTGACGCGACGTGTCCAGAGCAGGCTGCTGACCCCAGACCTGAGACTGAGGATCATG GCCTCCCAGAGGGACGACCCGAAAAAGTACGCGGTGGCCACGGCGCTGGTCCGAGTCCTGGCCGAGAACCGCTTCCCGCCCCGCTTCAACAGAACCGCCTACAGGGGCTACGTCACGGAGAACAGCGGCCCGGCCGCGCTGGTCAACAGCCACGGGGACCAGCTGCTGGTGGTGCGGGCTGAGGACCCAGACTTTGAAGAT GGAGTTAACCCAAAGCTCCAGTACTCTCTGAGTCCACAGCCCAACAGCACCGGGCTGTATCACGTCACGCAGGAAGGGCTGGTCATCGCCCGGGCAAACCGGCTACACGCTCCGGAGAAACACCTGCTACAG GTGCTAGCAACAGACCAGGAGTCAGGGGAAGTGGTGAATGCCTCCATTTACATTGAAGTTCTCCAAAAAGACCAACCAG TTCCCCAGAGCCCGTTCGGGGAGGGGCGTCTGTTCGGGATGGGGGACGTGGGCGTGGACGTGGGCGTGGCTGGGGGCCTG
- the LOC133119120 gene encoding tetraspanin-8-like yields MAVSRCIKYCLFFFNLLFWISGCIILGVSIYLKVTKDSNKVFPVSIPGVDLLIAIGVIIMVLGFLGCCGAIKENKCMLLLFFIGLLAIFILLLAAGILGAVDKNKSKELIKEATTKLLPLSSQPEETQTDIQKLEMEGKCCGVVNGPSDWGSSIPSSCDCKDTTAECQTVGGQSRYSQPCSEYLEKLIKENLKIALGIAFAIAILLIFGMIFSMVLYCQIGKMDVSTA; encoded by the exons ATGGCTGTCAGCAGATGCATCAAGTACTGCCTCTTCTTCTTCAACTTGCTCTTCTGG ATCAGCGGCTGCATCATCCTTGGTGTCTCCATCTACCTGAAAGTGACCAAGGATTCAAATAAG GTCTTCCCTGTGTCCATCCCGGGCGTGGACCTGCTGATCGCCATCGGTGTGATCATCATGGTGCTGGGCTTCCTGGGCTGCTGCGGTGCCATCAAAGAGAACAAGTGCATGCTTCTGCTG TTCTTCATCGGGCTCTTGGCCATCTTCATCCTGCTGTTGGCAGCCGGCATCCTGGGAGCCGTCGACAAAAATAAG TCAAAGGAGTTGATCAAAGAGGCGACAACCAAACTGCTGCCTCTGTCCAGCCAACCGGAGGAGACTCAGACAGACATCCAGAAACTGGAGATGGAG GGCAAGTGCTGCGGGGTGGTCAACGGTCCGTCCGACTGGGGCTCCAGCATCCCCTCCTCCTGCGACTGCAAGGACACCACCGCCGAGTGCCAGACCGTGGGAGGTCAGAGCCGCTACAGCCAG CCTTGTAGTGAATATCTGGAAAAGTTGATAAAGGAGAACTTGAAGATAGCTCTGGGCATTGCTTTTGCCATCGCCATCCTGCTG ATCTTTGGCATGATCTTCTCCATGGTCCTGTACTGCCAGATCGGTAAGATGGACGTCAGCACCGCGTAA